The Candidatus Cloacimonadota bacterium nucleotide sequence TCCGGGCAAGCTCGGATGTGCGAATAATGGGTTGTGTTTGCCTGAAGCGCTCAATCGCTCCGGCTATCTTGCTGGCAGCCTGTTCTTCGCCATAGTCCTTAAATATCTTCTTTAAATCCTGTTTGCTATACTCATTTACTATTTGCTGGGCGTCCATTTTTGCATCTCGATCCATACGCATGTCCAAATCTGCATCGCGATCAAAACTAAACCCGCGTTCAGTATTATCCAATTGATGAGAGCTTACTCCCAAATCAAAAAGAATCCCATCTATTCCCTTTACCTTATTATAGGCTAGCTGGGTGCGTAAAGATTGGAAATTTGCTTTTATTAGAACCGGTGAGTATTGATCTAGTCTTGCCGAGGCGGCTCTTATAGCTTCTTCATCCTGGTCGAATCCATAGAGCCGGATTTTGGGTTCTTGCCGATACATTGCCCACGCATGACCTCCACCACCTAAGGTTGCATCAACATATATCTTACCCGGTTGCAGATTCAAATAGCCAAGACATTGATTTACCATTACCGGTTCATGGTATGAACTCATAGCTGATAGTCCTCGCTGGTAAAAGTGTCCCTATGGGCTTTCAGCTTGCTCTCGCGTACCTTGGCATATATTTCCGGATTCCATAGCGAAATATAATGCCCCTCACCTTTAATTATTACGCTATCTTCTATGCCTACTTCATTTAAAAGTAACTCATGAATTCGTACTCGGCCAGGACCTTCCAATTCTTGCTCCATCATGGCAAAATCAATCAGTTGAGTGCGTAAGCGCTTGGAGCGCTCATCGCCATCTTTCAAACGCTCAAGAGTACTTTTCCAGCAATCCAAGGGATAAATTGCAATAGTATTCGAAGGCCCCATGGTTACCACTACAGAGCGCATTGCAGATTCGGAAAATTTCTTTTTGAAACTTGCCGGAATAATTACGCGCTGTTTGTGTACTGAG carries:
- the rsmH gene encoding 16S rRNA (cytosine(1402)-N(4))-methyltransferase RsmH, whose protein sequence is MSSYHEPVMVNQCLGYLNLQPGKIYVDATLGGGGHAWAMYRQEPKIRLYGFDQDEEAIRAASARLDQYSPVLIKANFQSLRTQLAYNKVKGIDGILFDLGVSSHQLDNTERGFSFDRDADLDMRMDRDAKMDAQQIVNEYSKQDLKKIFKDYGEEQAASKIAGAIERFRQTQPIIRTSELARIIESVIGSGTKESLKTKVRIFQALRICVNDELASLSSALNDAINLLNPEGRIVVLSYHSLEDRIVKNTFKLAEKDCICPPSIIHCVCSHYSHIKILTRKPLLADSEEISSNVRSRSAKLRAAEKKWGKK
- a CDS encoding protein MraZ → MSGEFLGIFENSVHKQRVIIPASFKKKFSESAMRSVVVTMGPSNTIAIYPLDCWKSTLERLKDGDERSKRLRTQLIDFAMMEQELEGPGRVRIHELLLNEVGIEDSVIIKGEGHYISLWNPEIYAKVRESKLKAHRDTFTSEDYQL